CCCGTGACGCCGGCAACCGAGCGGAGCTGTTCGCGGCGGTGCACGACGCACTCGGCGTCGAACCGGAGCTGCTGTCGGGTCTCGAGGAAGGCAAGCTGTCGTTCGAGGGAGCGACCGAGGGGCTCGACCCCTCGGCGGGGCCCTTCCTGGTGGCCGACATCGGGGGCGGGTCCACCGAGCTCATCACCGGCACGGTCGACCACCACGGGCGGCCTCGCGTCCACGATGCGGTTTCGCTCCAGCTCGGCTGCGTCCGGGTCACCGAGCAACACCTCCAGCACGACCCTCCCTCGACCAGCGAGCTCGTCGCAGCCCGCGCGGCGGTCGACGCACTGGTGGTGCCCGCCGTCGACGGCTTGGCACAAGCCCGCGCGGCTCGCACGGTCGTGGGGCTGGCGGGCACCGTCGCCGCGGCCGCAGCCATCGACGCGGGGATCGCCGAATACGACCGCGACCAGGTGCACCACCGCTGGCTCGCCCGCGACGGGATCGAGGCGCTCGTCCGTCGACTGGCCGGGCTCACCGTGGCCGATCGGAAGGCCACGGTCGTCGGGTTGGAACCCGAACGGGCCGACGTGATCGTCGGGGGCCTGCTCGTGCTGGTCTCGTTGCTCGACGCGCTCGACAAGTCGTCGTTTCTCACGTCGGAGGCCGACATCCTCGACGGGTTGGCTGCCGCACTCCTGCGCGGGGAGCGCGGGGTACCCTGAGCCGGTGCGTTGGGCATCGGTGGAACGCAAGCTGCGGCGGAACGTCGCCCGGATCGAGGCCGTGCGCGAGCAGCTGGTGGTCGCCGAGCTCCAACTCGACCACTTCGCCGACGTGGCCACCGACGCCGAGCTCGAGGCGATCGTGGCCGACTCGCCGCTGGCGTCGGCCGAGCAGCGCGACGCGACCCGTTCGGCCGAGGTGATGCGCAGGGATCGTGACCGTCTCCGCGGCGAGCTGGCCCGCCTCGAACGGGAGCAGGACGACTTGCTCGACGAGTTGGCCAACGCTCGCTGACGAGCTCAGCCGCTGCCGGCGCCGCCCGCGCCGACCGACCCACCCAAAGCGGTGACGTCGCCGAGGTCGCCGGACATGTAGCGCTCGATGGTGGGGCCGACCACTTTGGCGATCGCCTCCGGCGTCGCGCTGGCGAGCGGCTCGACTTTGAGGACGTAGCGGGCCCACCCGATGCCGAACAGTTGCGACGAGACCAGCCCATGGCGGAGGTCGCCCTGCTCGGGCGACAGGGCGCGGTCCGGGTGGTCGTCGTGGGCCTCGCCGATGTCGGTTGGACGCTCACCGGCCATCGCCGGGTTCGTCCACACCCGCTCCTTGAGGAACTCACGCAGCGCCGCACCCGCGGCCGGCCCCGACGTGGCGGCCTGCACCACGGTGATGAACGGGTGGGCGTCCGGATCTGCCGGGCTCGCCGTGTCATCCCCGACGTCGAGGCCACCTTCCCAGAGGTGGAGGAACATCAACACGAGCTGCTCGCCCTTGGGCAGGTCGGGATCGAGGGCCTCGCGGATCCGGCGGGGGTCGAGCGGGAAGTCGAGGGCTGCCATGAACAAGGCGGCCTTGGATTCGAAGTAGTGGTGGATGAGTGCCGGGTCCACGCCGGCTTCGCGGGCGATCGACCGTGAGCTGGCGGCGTCGTATCCCTCGGCGCGAAAGACCCGGCGGGCGGCCGCCACGATGTGGGCGCGGGTGTCAGGGTTGCCGGGGCGACGACCCGGCCCGCGGCGTCCTGTGGTCGATGTCACCATTGGTGAGATCCCCAGGCTGTGCTACAAATCATCAGTGATGAATTCTACCCAGACACCACACCAGCGCGTCGCCGCGCATGACACTCGGCTGGGGAAGCTCGCAGGGTGGTGCTATGACCATCGATGGCGTGTGCTGATCCTCTGGATCCTGGCCGTCGTCGTGATCTCGGGCATCGGCTCGTCGATGGGCAACAACTGGAACGACAAGTTCGACGCTGGCAACAGCGACTCCGGCAAGGCGCTCCACCTGCTCCAGGATCGCTTCCCCTCGCGTGCCGGCGACACCGCCGACATGGTGTTCCACAGCAAGGGCGACATCACCAGTCCGGCAAACCAGGCCGCGGTCAACGGAGTGGTCGCCGACGTCGCGGCGCTCGGTCTGCGCGACCACGTGGAGTCCGTGCAGAGCCCGTTCACCAAAGGTGGCGAGGGCCAGGTCGCCAACGTCGCGCCCGGCAAGGGCCACGTCGTCTACGCCCGCATCCAGTTCGACAGGGAAACCAACGACATCCCCACGGCGGCGATCAAGAAGGTGCTGTCGACGGCGCGCCACGCGACGCCGAGCGACCTTCAGATCGAGTTCGGCGGCGGACCGGTCTACAAGGCGGAGCCGCCGTCGATGGGCTCTGCCGAGCTGATCGGTGTGGTCGCCGCCATCTTCATCCTGCTGATCGCGTTCGGCTCACTGATAGCCATGGGCCTGCCGTTGCTGACCGCGTTCTTCGGGATCGGTATCGGGAGCGCGATCGTCACCATGTTGAGCCACTCGCTCACGGTGCCGAGCTTCGCGTTGCAGATGGCGATGATGATCGGCATCGGGGTCGGCATCGACTACGCGCTGTTCATCGTCACCCGCTACCGCTCCGAGCTCCACGACGGTTCCGGGCCGCGCGACGCCGTGATCACGGCCTTGGCGACGGCCGGCCACGCCGTGCTGTTCGCCGGCTGCACGGTCGTGATCTCGCTGATCGGCATGTTGCTCCTCGGCCAGAGCTTCATCTACGGCCTGGCGTTCGGCTGCATCGGCGTCGTGGTCATGGTCATGTTGTCGGCCATGACGCTGCTGCCGGCGATCCTCGGGTTCGTCGGGCGCACCATCGACCGGCTGCACGTCCCGGGCCTGTTGCACAAAGGCGAGCAGGCCACCGCGCGCCGCACGTTCTGGTACCGCTGGAGCCGGGTCGTGCAGCGCAAGCCATGGGTCACGGGCAGCGTGGCACTGGTGATCCTGATCGCCTTGGCGCTCCCGCTGTTCGGGATGCGGATGGGCCAGTCCGACGCCGGCAGCAACCCCGCCTCGTCGACCACCCGCAAGTCCTACGACTTGCTGGCGCAGGGCTTCGGCGCCGGTTCGAACGGTCCGCTGTTCATCGCTGTCGACCAGCCCAAGACCGCGGCCGGCAGCGCGGCGGCCGGCAAGCTGTATGACGCCTTTGCTGCGCTGTCGGAGCAGCCCGATTCCAACGTGGCGTACGTCGCCAAACCGCGGCTCAACCCGTCGGGCGACGCGGCGCAGATCATCGTGGTGCCGCTCGCCGCCCCGCAGGACAAGGCCACCGACAGCCTCGTGCACCGGCTGCGCGACCACGTCATCCCCGACGCGCTGCGAGGCACCGGGGCGAAGGCGTACGTCGGCGGCGTGACCGCGGGTGGCATCGACGGCACCGCCGGGCTCACCAAGAAGCTGCCATGGGTGATCGGCGGCGTGGTGCTGCTGTCGTTCCTGTTGCTGATGGCCGTGTTCCGCTCGGTTGCCGTGCCGATCAAGGCAGCAGTGATGAACCTGCTGTCGATCGGCGCGGCGTACGGCGTGATCGTGGCGGTCTTCCAGTGGGGCTGGGGCGCCAGCATCATCGGCGTCAGCCGCACCGGGCCCATCGACTCGTGGATCCCGCTGATGCTGTTCACCATCTTGTTCGGCTTGTCGATGGACTACGAGGTGTTCCTCCTCTCCCGCATCCGCGAGGAGTGGCTCGGCCACGGCGACAACGGGGTCGCGGTCGCCGACGGCCTCGCCGGCACCGCCCGGGTGATCACGGCAGCCGCTGCGATCATGGTGTTCGTCTTCGGCTCGTTCGTGCTCGGCGACATGCGCCAGCTCAAGTTGTTCGGGCTCGGCTTGGCCACCGCGATCCTCGTCGACGCCACCTTGGTCCGCATGGTCCTGGTGCCCTCCACGATGGAGTTGATCGGCGACGCCAACTGGTGGTTCCCGCGCTGGCTCGACCGCCTGGTGCCCAAGCTCAGCGTCGAGGTAGACGCCGATGCGCACTTGCCGTCGGGTACCACATCTCCCGCGCCAGGTCAGCCCGGCGGCGACGAGCGGGACCCTGCGCTCGTTCCCTGAGTCACGGACCTCCGGGTCCGCATACGATCGCCCCATGCCCGTGGTCGATCGCACGCTGTTGGGACCTGGGCCGTCGAACCTCTATCCGGAGGTCGTGGCGGCCCAGGCCCTTCCCATCCTGGGCCACCTCGATCCCGCCTTCCTCGCGCTCCTCGACGAGACGTGCGAGCGGTTGCGGACCGTGTTCCGGACTTCGAACGAGTTGACCTTCCCGGCCAGCGGCACCGGATCGGCCGGGATGGAGGCCTCGTTCGTCAACTTCGTCGAGCCTGGCGCCACCGTCGTGGTGGGCGTCAACGGCGTGTTCGGCAACCGGATGTGCGACGTGGCCGAGCGGTGCGGGGCCGAGGTGATCCGGGTCGACGCGCCTTGGGGCCAGCCGCTCGATCCGGCCGCGGTGCTGGCGGCCCATCCGTCGCCCACGATCATCGCCGTGGTCCACGCCGAGACGTCCACCGGTGTCCGCAACGCCATCGAGCCGCTCGGTGCCGGCAAAGGCGACGCGCTGTTGCTGGTCGACTGCGTCACGTCGCTCGGTGGCATCCCCGTGGAGGTCGACGGTTGGGGGATCGACATCGCGTATTCCGGCAC
This window of the Acidimicrobiales bacterium genome carries:
- a CDS encoding alanine--glyoxylate aminotransferase family protein, which codes for MPVVDRTLLGPGPSNLYPEVVAAQALPILGHLDPAFLALLDETCERLRTVFRTSNELTFPASGTGSAGMEASFVNFVEPGATVVVGVNGVFGNRMCDVAERCGAEVIRVDAPWGQPLDPAAVLAAHPSPTIIAVVHAETSTGVRNAIEPLGAGKGDALLLVDCVTSLGGIPVEVDGWGIDIAYSGTQKCLGVPPGLAPLTVNERARSRMVERSRSWYLDLRMISEYVGSGSGRTYHHTAPTVAIAGLHAGLGALLDEGLEASWARHGSAGSALQDGLQKLGLELFAAEGHRLPELTTVWLPDGADDKALRGALLDDYGIEVGGGLGEFAGKVWRIGLMGPNARHANVTLLLGALAELLGR
- a CDS encoding exopolyphosphatase is translated as MTGRVAAVDCGTNSTRLLVAEAAPGAEAGESLRTVVRLMRITRLGQGVGASGNLAPEAIERTAEALRAYRHEIDRLGVPADAAHVRATATSAARDAGNRAELFAAVHDALGVEPELLSGLEEGKLSFEGATEGLDPSAGPFLVADIGGGSTELITGTVDHHGRPRVHDAVSLQLGCVRVTEQHLQHDPPSTSELVAARAAVDALVVPAVDGLAQARAARTVVGLAGTVAAAAAIDAGIAEYDRDQVHHRWLARDGIEALVRRLAGLTVADRKATVVGLEPERADVIVGGLLVLVSLLDALDKSSFLTSEADILDGLAAALLRGERGVP
- a CDS encoding MMPL family transporter is translated as MLILWILAVVVISGIGSSMGNNWNDKFDAGNSDSGKALHLLQDRFPSRAGDTADMVFHSKGDITSPANQAAVNGVVADVAALGLRDHVESVQSPFTKGGEGQVANVAPGKGHVVYARIQFDRETNDIPTAAIKKVLSTARHATPSDLQIEFGGGPVYKAEPPSMGSAELIGVVAAIFILLIAFGSLIAMGLPLLTAFFGIGIGSAIVTMLSHSLTVPSFALQMAMMIGIGVGIDYALFIVTRYRSELHDGSGPRDAVITALATAGHAVLFAGCTVVISLIGMLLLGQSFIYGLAFGCIGVVVMVMLSAMTLLPAILGFVGRTIDRLHVPGLLHKGEQATARRTFWYRWSRVVQRKPWVTGSVALVILIALALPLFGMRMGQSDAGSNPASSTTRKSYDLLAQGFGAGSNGPLFIAVDQPKTAAGSAAAGKLYDAFAALSEQPDSNVAYVAKPRLNPSGDAAQIIVVPLAAPQDKATDSLVHRLRDHVIPDALRGTGAKAYVGGVTAGGIDGTAGLTKKLPWVIGGVVLLSFLLLMAVFRSVAVPIKAAVMNLLSIGAAYGVIVAVFQWGWGASIIGVSRTGPIDSWIPLMLFTILFGLSMDYEVFLLSRIREEWLGHGDNGVAVADGLAGTARVITAAAAIMVFVFGSFVLGDMRQLKLFGLGLATAILVDATLVRMVLVPSTMELIGDANWWFPRWLDRLVPKLSVEVDADAHLPSGTTSPAPGQPGGDERDPALVP
- a CDS encoding TetR family transcriptional regulator, which gives rise to MVTSTTGRRGPGRRPGNPDTRAHIVAAARRVFRAEGYDAASSRSIAREAGVDPALIHHYFESKAALFMAALDFPLDPRRIREALDPDLPKGEQLVLMFLHLWEGGLDVGDDTASPADPDAHPFITVVQAATSGPAAGAALREFLKERVWTNPAMAGERPTDIGEAHDDHPDRALSPEQGDLRHGLVSSQLFGIGWARYVLKVEPLASATPEAIAKVVGPTIERYMSGDLGDVTALGGSVGAGGAGSG